The following coding sequences are from one Panicum hallii strain FIL2 chromosome 5, PHallii_v3.1, whole genome shotgun sequence window:
- the LOC112893145 gene encoding RNA-binding protein Musashi homolog 2: MATKLVVLGIPWDVDTEGLREYMAKFGPLDDCVVMKERSSGRSRGFGYVTFSSADDAKNVLECEHVLGSRTLEVKIATPKEEMKSQGTKKATRIFVARIPQSVDESMFRRHFEAFGEILDLYMPKEHGSKGHRGIGFITFQSAESVDSIMQESHELDGTTVVVDRATPKDEDVRHPPSRASQGGYGAYNAYISAATRYAALGAPTLYDHPGSAYGRGYYGSSQAVGKKIFVGRLPQEANTDDLRHYFGRFGRIVDAYIPKDPKRSGHRGFGFVTFADEGVAERVARRSHEILGQEVAIDTAAPLESDSTGGAYIDPMDLYGAYGSMRSFGRFCGSLDYNYGYGPSSGSSRSRGDWRYRPY; the protein is encoded by the exons ATGGCTACAAAACTTGTG GTTCTTGGTATCCCCTGGGATGTTGACACTGAAGGATTACGGGAGTACATGGCCAAGTTTGGACCCCTAGATGACTGCGTTGTGATGAAG GAGCGGTCTTCCGGGCGATCACGTGGGTTTGGCTATGTAACATTCTCATCAGCTGATGATGCAAAG AATGTTCTTGAATGTGAACATGTTCTTGGGAGCCGGACTTTAGAAGTGAAGATAGCTACTCCAAAG GAAGAAATGAAATCACAAGGAACAAAGAAAGCTACAAGGATATTTGTTGCTCGAATTCCACAATCTGTGGATGAGTCGATGTTTCGTAG GCATTTTGAAGCTTTTGGAGAAATTCTTGATCTTTACATGCCAAAG GAACATGGTTCAAAAGGGCATCGTGGAATTGGGTTTATCACGTTTCAGAGTGCAG AATCTGTGGACAGCATCATGCAAGAGTCGCATGAGCTGGATGGTACAACTGTAGTTGTTGATCGTGCAACTCCAAAG GATGAAGATGTCAGACACCCCCCGAGCAGGGCATCGCAAGGTGGCTATGGTGCATATAACGCATATATTTCAGCTGCTACCAGATATGCAGCTTTGGGTGCACCAACACTGTATGACCATCCAGGATCAGCTTATGGAA GAGGGTATTATGGATCCTCTCAAGCAGTTGGCAAGAAGATATTTGTTGGTAGGCTTCCACAAGAAGCAAACACGGATGACCTGAGACATTACTTTGGCAGATTTGGTCGAATCGTAGATGCATATATTCCAAAG GATCCTAAAAGAAGTGGCCACCGAGGTTTTGGTTTTGTCACCTTCGCTGATGAGGGTGTGGCAGAACGGGTAGCTCGCAGAAGCCATGAAATTCTGGGACAAGAG GTTGCAATAGACACAGCTGCACCGCTTGAGAGCGATTCAACTGGTGGCGCTTACATTGATCCCATGGACCTTTATGGTGCTTATGGTTCAATGCGATCTTTTGGCAGGTTCTGTGGCAGTCTAGATTATAAT TATGGGTATGGTCCCAGCAGCGGAAGCAGCAGATCAAGAGGGGATTGGCGATACCGACCTTACTGA